Proteins from a single region of Harmonia axyridis chromosome 4, icHarAxyr1.1, whole genome shotgun sequence:
- the LOC123678233 gene encoding RNA polymerase II subunit A C-terminal domain phosphatase SSU72 — MAPISDLRIAVICSSNMNRSMEAHAFLAKKGFDIKSYGTGDKVKIPGSAADRPNVYEFGISYEEIYQDLLLKDKSLYTQNGLLHTLDRNRRIKSHPEKFQETKEKFDILITCEERVYDQVLEYMESQTPTDNSIVHVINIDIQDNLEEATIGAFLISDMCMMLAKADDLDNDIEEVLQNFEEKCERPILHSIVFN, encoded by the exons ATGGCCCCTATAAGTGACTTGAGAATAGCGGTAATATGTTCCAGTAACATGAATCGTAGTATGGAAGCCCATGCTTTTTTAGCCAAAAAAGGATTTGACATTAAATCTTATGGAACAGGAGACAAGGTGAAAATACCAGGATCCGCAGCTGATAGGCCTAATGTTTACGAATTTGGAATATCATATGAAGAAATTTATCAAGACTTATTACTCAAAGATAAATCTTT ATATACTCAAAATGGTCTCTTACATACATTAGACAGAAATAGAAGAATAAAATCACATCCTGAGAAGTTTCAAGAAAccaaagaaaaatttgatattttaataACTTGTGAAGAAAGAGTGTATGATCAAGTATTAGAATATATGGAGAGTCAGACACCAACTGATAATTCGATAGTTCATgtaataaatattgatataCAAGATAATTTGGAAGAAGCTACAATTGGAGCATTTTTAATAAGTGATATGTGTATGATG CTGGCCAAAGCAGATGACCTTGACAATGATATAGAAGAAGTTTTacaaaattttgaggaaaaatgtgAAAGACCAATTTTACatagtatagtattcaactga